In Lacrimispora indolis DSM 755, a genomic segment contains:
- a CDS encoding ABC transporter ATP-binding protein, translating into MILQAEKINKRFMRKNGGSNFFYAVQDMSLSLNSGQLIALFGRSGSGKSTLLNILSGLLKPSNGCVKLDDDELYSMDDSRLSQYRNEHFGVIPQGQAALQSLSVLDNVLLPCTLFRAADTGEEERAMALLEETGIGNLRDVRPSDLSGGEMRRMAIARALIRNPDVILADEPTADLDDENTEIVLKLLRNMADQGKIVFVATHDKDTFGYADSIYRMDAGIIKKERWI; encoded by the coding sequence ATGATTTTGCAGGCGGAAAAAATAAATAAAAGGTTCATGCGAAAAAACGGCGGAAGCAATTTTTTCTATGCTGTACAGGATATGTCGCTGTCACTTAATTCCGGACAGCTCATCGCTTTATTCGGACGTTCAGGCAGCGGTAAAAGTACGCTTCTTAATATATTGTCAGGTCTTTTAAAACCCAGCAATGGCTGCGTAAAACTGGATGATGACGAGCTGTACAGTATGGATGACAGCAGGCTGTCTCAATACCGTAATGAGCATTTTGGAGTTATTCCCCAGGGACAAGCTGCATTACAGTCACTTTCAGTATTGGATAATGTACTTTTGCCGTGCACGCTGTTCCGTGCAGCCGATACCGGCGAAGAAGAGCGGGCTATGGCGCTTCTTGAAGAGACCGGCATAGGTAATTTAAGAGATGTAAGACCGTCAGATCTGTCAGGAGGAGAGATGAGGCGCATGGCAATTGCCAGGGCGCTTATACGAAACCCGGATGTAATCCTGGCTGATGAACCGACAGCTGATTTAGACGATGAAAATACAGAGATCGTTCTAAAGCTTTTGAGAAATATGGCGGACCAGGGGAAGATAGTTTTTGTAGCAACCCATGACAAGGATACATTTGGTTATGCCGATTCTATCTATCGCATGGATGCCGGAATAATTAAGAAAGAAAGGTGGATTTGA
- a CDS encoding ABC transporter permease, which produces MSIFKSLPVRNCLHRPVRTAAMTALSALLSFSVLAGSLMISGLKNGLNSLETRLGADIMVVPYEAVTKSALTGLILQGNPGYFYMDKSYVDRLSKVSGIGQMSEQFFLASSTSSCCSYKVQIIGFDPATDFTILPWAQRTYNKKLGYMEVLVGSGLNAFMGDELTFYGSDVSVAAKLDKTGTYLDSAVYANEDTIKTLISAAKEKKIFDFGSVDPEQIVSSVLINVADGYSAEEVLNDINIHVRGVEAVQTQNMVSDVAGKLSGISDIAGALVVVVWLLVLTIMAIAFFVLSNERKKEFAVLRLAGASRKKLITILMGETILVSVSGSTAGAAFAVLMVSLFSSLIETSLNLPFLIPGTGRLWMMALCAIGVSVAASSASASFSAYRISRMDTALVMRGDNG; this is translated from the coding sequence ATGTCAATTTTTAAAAGTCTTCCGGTTCGCAACTGTCTGCACAGACCTGTAAGAACAGCGGCGATGACAGCGTTGTCGGCACTTTTAAGCTTTTCCGTGCTGGCAGGATCATTGATGATATCAGGTCTGAAAAACGGATTGAACTCTTTGGAAACGCGCTTGGGAGCTGATATCATGGTGGTTCCTTACGAGGCGGTCACGAAGTCCGCTCTAACAGGATTAATTCTTCAGGGTAATCCGGGATATTTCTACATGGATAAATCGTATGTAGACAGACTGTCTAAGGTGAGCGGTATCGGGCAGATGTCAGAACAGTTCTTTCTGGCCTCGTCCACATCCAGCTGCTGCTCTTACAAAGTGCAGATCATAGGATTTGATCCGGCAACAGATTTTACGATTCTTCCGTGGGCACAGCGTACATATAACAAAAAACTTGGCTATATGGAGGTGCTGGTGGGCAGCGGCCTCAATGCATTTATGGGGGATGAACTGACGTTTTACGGCTCAGATGTAAGTGTGGCGGCAAAGCTTGATAAAACCGGAACTTATCTGGATTCGGCTGTATATGCCAACGAAGATACCATAAAAACCCTGATTTCAGCAGCAAAGGAAAAGAAGATATTCGATTTTGGCAGCGTTGATCCGGAACAGATCGTATCTTCTGTGCTGATCAATGTGGCTGACGGTTACTCTGCTGAAGAGGTTCTCAATGATATCAATATCCATGTAAGAGGCGTAGAGGCGGTTCAAACACAGAATATGGTCTCTGATGTGGCGGGTAAGCTTTCGGGCATTTCGGATATTGCTGGAGCACTGGTAGTGGTGGTGTGGCTGTTGGTGCTGACGATTATGGCAATCGCATTTTTTGTGCTGTCAAATGAGAGAAAAAAAGAATTTGCAGTACTTCGCCTTGCGGGTGCCTCAAGGAAAAAGCTGATTACCATTTTAATGGGAGAGACGATACTGGTCAGCGTGTCAGGAAGCACCGCCGGAGCTGCCTTTGCGGTTCTTATGGTCTCTTTATTCAGCAGCCTGATTGAAACATCTTTGAATCTGCCGTTTCTGATTCCGGGGACCGGGAGGCTCTGGATGATGGCTCTCTGTGCGATTGGCGTTTCCGTTGCAGCGAGTTCAGCGTCGGCCTCATTTAGTGCATACAGAATCAGCAGAATGGATACGGCGCTGGTAATGAGAGGTGATAACGGATGA
- a CDS encoding DUF4418 family protein, with translation MKSDHTASNLLSVLLLALSIFLTFGTQFLFHACSVKEDGSYMLCHWAQRAVTGTGAVLIILYILCMIAKDRKIKAAFITAGIPVTILAMLFPDVLISMCMSDTMRCHAVMRPAVLAVCCAILIITAVSLPVNLRRKR, from the coding sequence ATGAAATCCGACCATACAGCGAGTAATCTTTTATCAGTCCTTTTACTGGCACTGAGTATTTTTTTGACCTTTGGCACACAATTTTTGTTTCATGCCTGCAGCGTTAAGGAGGATGGCAGCTACATGCTGTGCCACTGGGCGCAGCGCGCGGTGACGGGTACGGGCGCAGTCCTGATCATCTTGTACATTCTTTGCATGATAGCAAAGGACCGAAAGATCAAAGCGGCATTTATCACGGCCGGGATACCGGTCACTATCCTTGCTATGCTGTTTCCTGATGTGCTGATATCTATGTGTATGTCAGATACCATGAGATGTCATGCGGTCATGCGTCCAGCTGTTCTGGCGGTCTGCTGTGCGATTTTGATAATAACTGCTGTATCGCTGCCGGTGAACCTTAGGAGGAAGAGGTGA
- a CDS encoding helix-turn-helix domain-containing protein: MCSEQLKVLSWPDKRCDGEYEICNRCSPENARWNESKSELTFRAQEIMHETFPRKFDLSYISNRLFVNKSYLCRVFKKETGMTLLQYYNEIRCEHARRLLIHSKLGVSYIAIQVGFCNLSQFCYVFKKVVGTTPCEYRKSYLKALKEK, translated from the coding sequence ATGTGTAGTGAACAGCTAAAAGTATTATCCTGGCCTGATAAACGCTGTGATGGTGAATACGAAATCTGCAATCGGTGCAGCCCTGAGAATGCACGGTGGAATGAATCTAAATCAGAGCTTACCTTCAGAGCGCAGGAGATCATGCATGAAACATTCCCTCGGAAATTTGATCTGAGTTATATTTCGAACAGATTGTTCGTAAATAAAAGCTACTTGTGCAGAGTATTTAAGAAGGAAACCGGAATGACGCTGCTGCAATATTACAATGAAATACGCTGTGAACATGCCAGGAGGCTGCTGATACATTCTAAGCTCGGCGTTTCTTATATAGCCATCCAGGTCGGATTCTGCAACCTGTCACAATTTTGTTATGTATTCAAAAAGGTTGTCGGAACAACACCTTGTGAATACAGAAAATCATATTTAAAAGCTTTGAAGGAAAAGTAA
- a CDS encoding cysteine-rich KTR domain-containing protein, protein MQRCGLSFHSREVKPVEKEKWLLCSVCKNKTRIRIRNDTELKAFSKITEAF, encoded by the coding sequence GTGCAAAGATGCGGTTTGTCTTTCCACAGTAGAGAGGTAAAGCCTGTGGAAAAAGAGAAATGGCTTCTTTGTTCTGTTTGTAAGAATAAGACGCGAATACGGATAAGAAATGACACGGAATTAAAAGCTTTCTCAAAGATTACAGAGGCCTTCTGA
- a CDS encoding helix-turn-helix domain-containing protein, whose product MAIVVNVDVMLAKRKMSVTELSEGVGITMANLSILKNGKAKAIRFSTLEAICRVLECQPGDILEYKNS is encoded by the coding sequence ATGGCAATTGTAGTGAATGTTGATGTCATGCTGGCTAAAAGAAAAATGAGTGTTACAGAACTTTCGGAGGGTGTTGGGATAACAATGGCTAACCTTTCAATATTAAAAAATGGCAAAGCAAAAGCGATCCGGTTTTCAACTTTAGAAGCTATTTGCAGAGTGTTAGAATGTCAGCCTGGTGATATTTTGGAATATAAGAATAGCTGA
- a CDS encoding DUF2975 domain-containing protein, with translation MKRCSTIILRCAVVFAGVVMLAICGVIAWIAFFENRPDPYHMEYIGFIGTYAAATPYYIALHQAMKLLKYIDTGCAFSELSVKSLDIITRCAIVVFIIVTVGGLPFFYTLVQLDDDTPGFVLLGLLISGSAFLIAVFTSVLKRLLQDAVDVKSENDLTI, from the coding sequence ATGAAACGCTGTTCGACTATCATCCTTCGTTGTGCTGTTGTTTTCGCTGGAGTTGTCATGCTTGCCATATGTGGTGTTATTGCATGGATTGCTTTTTTTGAAAACAGGCCTGATCCATATCACATGGAATATATCGGGTTTATTGGGACATACGCAGCGGCCACACCCTATTATATCGCGCTGCATCAAGCAATGAAATTGTTGAAATATATTGACACAGGCTGTGCGTTTTCGGAATTGTCTGTAAAGTCTTTGGATATTATTACACGCTGCGCTATTGTTGTTTTTATTATTGTTACAGTGGGAGGATTGCCTTTCTTTTATACACTGGTGCAATTAGACGATGATACACCGGGGTTTGTGTTACTGGGCTTGCTAATATCGGGTAGCGCATTTTTAATTGCCGTTTTTACTTCTGTATTGAAACGACTTTTACAGGACGCTGTCGATGTCAAATCGGAAAATGATTTGACGATATGA
- a CDS encoding carbon-nitrogen hydrolase family protein, with the protein MKIGLIQMPVASEKEKNLSYAVQSIYECTKQGAELIILPEMFMCPYANKDFPVYAEQAGEQTWKTLSDAAKNNGVFLIGGSMPERDGNQIFNTSFVFAPNGNEVARHRKIHLFDIDVKGGQSFKESDVFSPGDSITMFEVFGIKIGLCLCFDMRFPELSSIMTLNGVQMIVVPAAFNMTTGPAHWELLFRQRAVDNQLYTIGVAPARDENGPYISYGNSIVASPWGDVIYRADEKPIIIVIDIDLEMNKSIRSQLPLLSARRTDLYKVEEI; encoded by the coding sequence ATGAAAATCGGATTGATACAAATGCCAGTTGCAAGTGAAAAAGAAAAGAACCTTTCATATGCTGTACAGAGCATTTACGAGTGTACCAAACAAGGCGCAGAGTTGATTATACTTCCTGAAATGTTTATGTGCCCTTATGCCAATAAGGACTTTCCAGTCTATGCCGAACAAGCAGGAGAACAGACGTGGAAAACGCTGTCTGATGCGGCAAAAAATAACGGTGTATTTCTTATTGGCGGAAGTATGCCTGAAAGAGATGGAAACCAGATATTCAATACTTCGTTTGTATTTGCCCCTAATGGAAACGAAGTGGCAAGACACAGAAAAATTCATCTTTTTGACATTGACGTAAAAGGCGGACAGAGCTTTAAAGAATCTGATGTTTTTTCTCCAGGAGACAGCATTACTATGTTTGAAGTTTTCGGTATTAAAATAGGTCTTTGTCTCTGTTTTGATATGCGATTCCCTGAGCTTAGCAGTATTATGACATTGAATGGTGTGCAGATGATCGTTGTTCCTGCTGCTTTTAATATGACAACGGGTCCTGCTCATTGGGAACTTTTATTCCGCCAGAGAGCAGTTGATAACCAATTATATACTATTGGTGTGGCCCCTGCCAGGGATGAAAATGGTCCTTACATTTCATATGGAAATTCGATTGTGGCATCACCATGGGGAGACGTTATTTACCGTGCTGATGAAAAGCCGATAATCATTGTAATTGATATTGATTTGGAAATGAACAAAAGTATACGAAGTCAATTGCCTCTTTTGAGTGCCAGAAGAACGGACCTATACAAAGTTGAGGAAATATAG
- a CDS encoding M55 family metallopeptidase, which produces MKIYISSDIEGISGITAINQVLPGERDYQRSRELMTQEVNAAIEGAIEIGATEIVVNDLHGVGTNILIESLNSKAQLITGPSHKGAMMEGLDSSFDAAIFIGYHSRMNVSGVLSHSFHGGVISNININGKDAGEFYMNACVAGHFNVPVVLVSGDNILEQEVKDINSAIETVVVKTSYGRYAAKCLTPSVASEKIMEKSKVALLNARNINPIKIQGPLEMRVTFLNSGQAESASIMPGTELVSPNIVLYSGKTIIDIYRALTAMIKIANSN; this is translated from the coding sequence GTGAAGATATATATTTCATCAGATATTGAAGGCATAAGCGGAATTACGGCTATTAATCAGGTATTACCTGGGGAGCGGGATTATCAGAGATCAAGAGAACTTATGACTCAAGAGGTCAATGCCGCTATCGAAGGAGCAATTGAGATTGGTGCAACAGAAATTGTTGTAAATGATCTTCATGGTGTCGGAACTAATATACTTATAGAATCTTTAAACAGTAAAGCTCAATTAATTACTGGTCCATCGCATAAGGGTGCAATGATGGAAGGATTAGATTCATCGTTTGATGCAGCAATATTTATAGGCTATCATTCCAGGATGAATGTAAGTGGGGTTTTGAGTCACTCTTTTCATGGAGGTGTGATTTCAAATATAAATATAAATGGTAAAGATGCTGGAGAGTTTTATATGAATGCATGTGTTGCAGGTCATTTTAATGTTCCAGTTGTTTTAGTATCAGGTGACAACATTCTGGAGCAGGAAGTAAAAGACATAAATTCTGCAATTGAAACAGTTGTAGTCAAAACATCATATGGAAGATATGCAGCAAAATGTTTAACACCATCTGTAGCATCTGAAAAAATAATGGAAAAAAGTAAAGTGGCTTTATTGAATGCAAGAAATATTAACCCTATAAAAATACAAGGGCCACTTGAAATGAGAGTTACTTTCCTTAACAGCGGTCAAGCCGAATCAGCATCAATAATGCCTGGAACAGAGCTTGTTAGCCCCAATATTGTATTATATAGTGGAAAAACAATTATTGATATCTATAGAGCATTAACAGCTATGATAAAAATCGCAAATAGCAATTAA
- a CDS encoding VOC family protein codes for MNGKDVRIGAGLLVDDIDSMVRFYRDILGFYTEWTGGDFAEFETKSGLLSLFMYSRKEFVKAIGESYIPPKGINQTFEIALWLPSFADVDMEYERLSKLGLQFPTGEPITYPFGIRNFYITDPEGNLLEIGSTNET; via the coding sequence TTGAACGGAAAAGATGTAAGGATAGGTGCGGGTCTATTAGTTGACGATATAGACAGTATGGTTCGGTTCTACAGAGATATTTTAGGCTTTTATACGGAGTGGACTGGTGGGGATTTCGCAGAGTTTGAAACTAAAAGCGGTTTGTTATCCCTATTTATGTATAGTAGGAAAGAGTTCGTGAAGGCAATCGGGGAAAGCTATATTCCACCAAAAGGAATCAATCAGACGTTTGAAATTGCCCTTTGGTTACCCAGCTTTGCTGATGTGGATATGGAATATGAGCGGTTATCAAAGCTGGGTCTACAATTTCCTACAGGCGAACCTATCACCTATCCTTTTGGCATTCGCAACTTTTATATTACCGACCCTGAGGGAAATCTACTTGAAATCGGTAGTACGAATGAAACATAA
- the tnpA gene encoding IS66 family insertion sequence element accessory protein TnpA: MDQVTQTKVLFRREQWKKIIAECQASGLPVKTWCDQNGFKEQSYYYYLKKIREQEIEKIPVALPDPMEKPVLFKKLEVQTPIHTQAAVIIHLPAASLEIHNGATQQIIETVLLALNCLC, translated from the coding sequence ATGGATCAAGTTACTCAAACAAAAGTTTTATTCCGCAGAGAACAATGGAAAAAGATCATTGCGGAATGCCAGGCCAGTGGCCTTCCCGTTAAGACCTGGTGTGACCAGAATGGTTTCAAAGAACAGTCCTATTATTATTACCTTAAGAAGATTCGTGAACAGGAAATCGAAAAGATTCCTGTAGCACTGCCTGATCCAATGGAGAAACCGGTTTTATTTAAAAAGTTGGAGGTGCAAACACCTATTCATACACAAGCTGCTGTAATCATACATCTTCCGGCTGCATCACTTGAAATACACAATGGTGCCACGCAGCAGATCATTGAGACTGTGCTCCTTGCACTGAACTGCTTATGTTAG
- the tnpB gene encoding IS66 family insertion sequence element accessory protein TnpB (TnpB, as the term is used for proteins encoded by IS66 family insertion elements, is considered an accessory protein, since TnpC, encoded by a neighboring gene, is a DDE family transposase.), translated as MLGDITIAKDIYIACGYTDMRKSIDGLAAVVQEQFHLNPFTPSLYLFCGKRRDRIKCLLWEGDGFCLLYKRLENGSFRWPRSEEDVKPITWQQFRWLMEGLELEQKTVILPAKPASFC; from the coding sequence ATGTTAGGAGATATTACTATTGCAAAGGACATTTACATTGCCTGCGGTTATACCGATATGCGTAAGTCGATTGACGGACTTGCCGCTGTCGTACAGGAGCAGTTTCACTTAAATCCTTTTACCCCATCACTTTACCTATTCTGTGGAAAACGCCGTGACAGGATCAAATGCCTGCTGTGGGAAGGAGATGGATTCTGCCTTTTATACAAGCGCCTGGAGAATGGAAGCTTCCGCTGGCCGCGCTCGGAGGAAGACGTAAAGCCTATCACATGGCAACAGTTCCGCTGGCTGATGGAAGGTCTTGAACTGGAACAGAAAACGGTTATTCTGCCAGCTAAACCGGCTTCGTTCTGTTAG